Proteins encoded by one window of Chryseobacterium aquaeductus:
- a CDS encoding ABC-F family ATP-binding cassette domain-containing protein — MLSVQGLGLHHSGNYLFQNVNFTIKKDDKIGLVGKNGAGKSTLLKMISKEITFYEGLVVPEGNITIGFLKQDLDFVKGRTVWDETMQAFEQINAWKNELEEVNHQLATRTDYESDAYTDIINKMTELNDLLMHHDAYNLEGDIEKVLFGLGFKADDFQKITDEFSGGWRMRIELAKLLLQKNDLMLLDEPTNHLDMESIIWLENFLKDYPGAIVLVSHDKQFMTAVCNRTFDVNNRKVDDYKTNYTKYLVMREERREKLIQAKKNQDAEIKQMEDNINKFRASATKASFAQSLIKKLDKIDRIEVDNEDVSKFNIRFVQSVVPGKVIFEAEHLGKAYGKKQIFDEVDFIVQRGDRIALLGQNGQGKTTLAKILAGDIKDHSGSWNLGHNVNIGYFAQNQEEVLTPNKTVLEEAEDSATEETRPRVRDLLGSFLFQGEAVNKKTKVLSGGERNRLALCKLLLRPFNTLIMDEPTNHLDIQSKEIIKLALQKFEGTLIVISHDREFLQGLCDKIYEFRDGRMKEFLGSVNEYLEFRQKESIREISAEKAKLHDEDAKVIEKAKAEEKQAKAEIKSTVIVSKEQKNIQNKIKKVEERISELETTIETMEASFTTENPSEETLEKYNKTKEDLDAALQEWEYLGTQLE, encoded by the coding sequence ATGCTTTCGGTTCAAGGTTTAGGTTTACATCATTCGGGAAACTATCTGTTTCAAAACGTTAATTTCACCATCAAAAAGGATGATAAAATTGGTTTGGTTGGTAAAAACGGAGCGGGGAAATCCACTTTGTTGAAAATGATTTCCAAAGAAATTACTTTTTATGAAGGTTTGGTCGTTCCGGAAGGAAATATTACCATCGGTTTTCTAAAGCAGGATCTTGATTTTGTAAAAGGCAGAACCGTTTGGGACGAAACCATGCAGGCTTTTGAGCAAATCAACGCTTGGAAGAATGAGTTGGAAGAAGTTAATCATCAGTTGGCAACAAGAACCGACTATGAAAGTGACGCCTACACAGATATTATCAACAAAATGACGGAGCTTAATGATCTTTTAATGCATCATGACGCTTATAATCTGGAAGGTGATATTGAAAAAGTATTGTTTGGTTTAGGTTTTAAAGCTGATGATTTTCAAAAAATCACGGATGAATTTTCCGGAGGTTGGAGAATGAGAATCGAACTGGCAAAACTGCTTCTTCAAAAGAATGATCTGATGCTTCTCGATGAGCCTACCAATCACCTGGATATGGAATCCATCATTTGGCTGGAAAACTTTTTAAAGGATTATCCTGGAGCAATTGTTCTAGTAAGTCACGATAAGCAGTTTATGACAGCAGTTTGTAACCGTACTTTTGATGTCAATAACAGAAAAGTAGACGATTATAAAACGAATTATACCAAATATTTGGTCATGCGTGAAGAGCGCCGCGAAAAACTGATTCAGGCTAAAAAGAATCAGGATGCGGAGATCAAGCAAATGGAAGACAATATTAATAAGTTCCGTGCAAGTGCTACCAAAGCATCTTTTGCGCAGTCGCTTATTAAGAAATTAGATAAAATTGACCGTATTGAGGTCGATAATGAAGATGTTTCTAAATTCAACATTCGTTTCGTACAGTCTGTCGTTCCCGGAAAAGTAATTTTCGAGGCAGAACATTTGGGGAAAGCTTACGGTAAAAAGCAGATTTTTGATGAGGTAGATTTCATTGTGCAGCGAGGTGACAGAATTGCGCTTCTTGGACAAAACGGACAAGGAAAGACGACTTTAGCTAAAATTCTTGCAGGAGATATTAAAGATCATTCAGGTTCTTGGAACTTAGGTCATAACGTAAATATTGGTTATTTTGCTCAAAATCAAGAGGAAGTTTTAACTCCAAATAAAACTGTTTTGGAAGAAGCGGAAGATTCTGCCACTGAAGAAACAAGACCGAGAGTTAGAGATTTACTAGGATCTTTCCTGTTTCAGGGGGAAGCGGTGAATAAAAAGACGAAAGTACTTTCCGGAGGTGAAAGAAACCGTTTGGCGCTTTGTAAACTGTTGCTTCGTCCCTTCAATACGTTGATTATGGATGAGCCTACCAATCACCTTGATATTCAGTCTAAGGAGATTATTAAATTGGCTTTGCAGAAATTTGAAGGTACTTTGATTGTAATTTCTCACGACAGAGAGTTTCTACAAGGACTTTGTGATAAAATTTATGAATTCCGTGACGGAAGAATGAAAGAATTCTTAGGAAGTGTGAATGAATATCTTGAATTCAGACAAAAAGAATCAATCAGAGAAATTTCTGCAGAAAAGGCAAAACTTCATGATGAAGACGCAAAGGTTATAGAAAAAGCTAAAGCTGAAGAAAAACAAGCTAAAGCTGAAATTAAATCTACGGTCATTGTAAGCAAAGAACAAAAGAATATTCAGAATAAAATAAAGAAAGTAGAAGAAAGAATTTCTGAGTTGGAAACAACAATTGAAACGATGGAAGCTTCTTTCACAACCGAAAATCCTTCGGAAGAAACTTTGGAAAAATATAATAAAACGAAAGAAGATCTCGATGCTGCTTTGCAGGAATGGGAATATTTGGGAACTCAACTTGAGTGA